One part of the Mycolicibacterium aromaticivorans JS19b1 = JCM 16368 genome encodes these proteins:
- a CDS encoding NADP-dependent oxidoreductase: MKAAFYHRYGDSDVLQYGDIERPAPGPGEVLVRVAGTSFNPVDAGIRGGYLSDVFPITFPHVPGIDVAGTIAELGAGVSGWQVGDAVVGLLPMIARGAAAEYVVAPAEALAAAPESVPLADAAALPTVALTAWQALFEVAGMTAGQTILINGAGGAVGGYAVQLAKQAGAVVTATAKVAAAERLRGYGADHLIGYLDYTATPVADGAPFDVVLNLIGTTVEETEALAGLVAGGGHYVGTMTSGPETPRRGLRSQRVFVRSDAAQLADLVGRVDAGQLTIDVADRRPLAEIAAVHADADAGRLPGKTILTPA; this comes from the coding sequence ATGAAGGCAGCGTTTTACCACCGGTACGGCGACAGCGACGTTCTGCAGTACGGGGACATCGAGCGGCCGGCACCCGGCCCCGGCGAGGTCCTGGTGAGGGTCGCCGGGACCTCGTTCAACCCGGTCGATGCCGGGATCCGCGGCGGCTACCTGTCGGACGTCTTTCCGATCACCTTCCCGCACGTGCCGGGTATCGACGTGGCGGGCACGATCGCCGAACTCGGCGCCGGGGTCAGCGGGTGGCAGGTCGGCGACGCAGTCGTGGGCTTGCTGCCCATGATTGCCCGCGGCGCGGCCGCCGAGTACGTGGTCGCCCCGGCCGAGGCACTGGCCGCCGCGCCGGAGTCGGTGCCGCTGGCCGATGCCGCCGCCCTGCCGACCGTCGCTCTCACCGCCTGGCAGGCCTTGTTCGAGGTGGCCGGCATGACGGCCGGGCAGACGATCCTGATCAACGGCGCGGGCGGAGCGGTCGGCGGCTACGCGGTCCAGCTCGCCAAGCAGGCCGGTGCCGTGGTCACCGCGACCGCGAAAGTGGCTGCAGCCGAACGGCTCCGCGGCTATGGAGCCGACCATCTGATCGGCTACCTCGACTACACGGCCACCCCGGTCGCCGACGGAGCGCCGTTCGACGTGGTGCTCAATCTGATCGGCACGACGGTCGAGGAGACCGAGGCACTGGCGGGCCTGGTGGCCGGCGGCGGGCATTACGTCGGCACCATGACCTCGGGGCCGGAGACTCCGCGGCGTGGGTTGCGCAGCCAACGGGTGTTCGTCCGCAGCGACGCCGCCCAACTCGCCGATCTGGTCGGCCGCGTCGATGCCGGACAACTGACGATCGACGTCGCCGATCGCCGACCATTGGCCGAGATCGCCGCGGTGCACGCCGACGCCGACGCCGGCCGGCTGCCCGGCAAGACGATCCTGACGCCTGCCTAG
- a CDS encoding MarR family winged helix-turn-helix transcriptional regulator has product MAEALHPSQMRTYFALTEAASLLQYAVQQQLQAEGGLSYVQFEILAKLVDAGRPLTMTELADGVVYSRSGLTHQAGVLEADGLITRAPSTVDQRATVVTITKAGRRRLDKVLPGHIDVVRGLLFDTLSAQDVRTLGNLMTRVRDHMREQPPRSAAPRKSRGSAH; this is encoded by the coding sequence ATGGCCGAGGCGCTCCACCCGTCGCAGATGCGCACCTACTTCGCGCTCACCGAAGCGGCGAGCCTGCTGCAGTACGCCGTGCAGCAGCAGCTACAGGCCGAGGGCGGATTGAGCTACGTCCAGTTCGAGATCCTGGCCAAGCTCGTCGACGCCGGCCGGCCGCTGACGATGACCGAACTGGCCGACGGCGTGGTTTACAGCCGCAGCGGGCTGACTCATCAGGCCGGAGTTCTCGAGGCCGACGGGCTGATCACCCGTGCGCCCAGCACCGTCGATCAGCGCGCGACCGTCGTGACGATCACCAAGGCGGGCCGCCGCCGACTCGACAAGGTCCTTCCCGGCCACATCGACGTCGTGCGCGGACTGCTGTTCGACACCCTGTCGGCGCAGGACGTCCGCACCCTGGGCAACCTCATGACGCGCGTCCGCGACCACATGCGGGAGCAGCCGCCCCGGTCCGCCGCGCCGCGCAAGAGCCGCGGGTCCGCGCACTGA
- a CDS encoding dihydrodipicolinate reductase produces MAKRVVIWGTGFVGRMVIPEVLEHPDFELVGVGVSNPAKVGVDVGEICGIPPVGIAATDDVDALIALKPDALVHYGPTAAQADANIDLIGRFLQAGIDVCSTAMTPWVWPKMHLNPPNWIDPITRACEEGQSSCFTTGIDPGFANDLFPMTLMGLTSQITLVRASELLDYTNYEGDYEFEMGIGREPEFTPLLQNSDILVFAWGATVPMIAYAAGIELDEITTTWDKWVTPTERKTVKGVIPAGHVAAVRFTINGVYKGETRIQLEHVNRIGQDAAPDWPSGTQDDVYRVDIQGTPSIFQETAFRFTDGSGRDAATAGCLSTGLRALNAVPAVNDLPPGWVTPLDLPLIPGRGTIR; encoded by the coding sequence ATGGCCAAGCGTGTGGTGATCTGGGGTACGGGTTTCGTCGGCCGGATGGTCATTCCTGAAGTGCTGGAGCATCCCGACTTCGAACTGGTCGGCGTGGGCGTCAGCAACCCGGCCAAGGTGGGTGTCGACGTGGGGGAGATCTGCGGCATCCCCCCCGTGGGCATCGCGGCCACCGACGACGTCGACGCGCTGATCGCACTCAAGCCGGACGCGCTGGTGCATTACGGCCCGACCGCGGCGCAGGCCGATGCCAACATCGACCTGATCGGCCGCTTCCTGCAGGCCGGCATCGACGTCTGCTCGACCGCGATGACGCCGTGGGTGTGGCCGAAGATGCACCTCAATCCGCCCAACTGGATCGACCCCATCACCCGGGCGTGCGAAGAGGGCCAGTCGTCATGCTTCACCACGGGCATCGACCCCGGCTTCGCCAACGATCTGTTCCCGATGACGCTGATGGGCCTGACCTCCCAGATCACGTTGGTCCGCGCCTCCGAGTTGCTGGACTACACCAACTACGAGGGCGACTACGAGTTCGAGATGGGCATCGGCCGCGAACCGGAGTTCACGCCGCTGCTGCAGAACTCCGACATCCTGGTGTTCGCCTGGGGCGCGACGGTGCCGATGATCGCCTACGCCGCCGGCATCGAGCTCGACGAGATCACCACCACCTGGGACAAGTGGGTCACCCCCACCGAGCGCAAGACCGTCAAGGGCGTCATCCCGGCCGGCCACGTCGCGGCGGTCCGCTTCACGATCAACGGCGTCTACAAGGGCGAGACCCGCATCCAACTCGAGCACGTCAACCGCATCGGTCAGGATGCCGCCCCGGATTGGCCGTCGGGCACCCAGGACGACGTCTACCGCGTCGACATCCAGGGCACTCCCAGCATCTTCCAGGAGACTGCGTTCAGGTTCACCGACGGTTCCGGGCGCGACGCTGCGACCGCGGGCTGCCTGTCCACCGGGCTGCGCGCGCTCAACGCCGTACCGGCCGTCAATGACCTGCCCCCGGGCTGGGTCACCCCGCTGGACCTGCCCCTGATTCCGGGCCGCGGCACTATTCGCTGA
- a CDS encoding Hsp70 family protein: MTDPTRPAVGLSVGATTLAAVTPDNAVTGPAVVTLPNGAVITDFVDRVGDPVGIVAPDGSMHHAETLLADALRSLAYAATSGRPLPPTAAITYPAHWRPAAVDGLRRAIRQVPEWSGEEPLFIPDTTAALTALAANPGLPTRGVIALCDFGGTGTSITLIDGATSAPIAPTVRHLDFSGDLIDQGLLAHVIAELSVGGTLDVTGTSAIGSLTRLRAQCRAAKERLSTVTVTALPAELPNFRGDVRLTRTELDGAMGHALNDFVAVVQDTLARNGVRPSHLAAVASTGGGAAIPVITTTLSEHLRVPVITTARPSLTGAIGGALRAARGPADDSATALAPAAPFVPVAPFEPAPGPATGAALAWSQAPDVPDLESAVDPLPVAAARPLLDFEPDQEPEGAAAAAPAWYRRPMPVVAAALLVILMAGAGTAVALSADSSPDPVTPTPSVTTTPQAAPAPAAPTGEPSSAPVQNQAVQQAPAPQTAVQQAPAPVTVVQQAPTPPPVTTEAPPPPPVTETQTTTVVTTEVSTPPPVTQTETQTVPPPTQQPQQPPRFIPTIPPIPTIPGLPQIFVQPPA, from the coding sequence ATGACAGACCCAACACGGCCGGCGGTCGGACTGTCGGTCGGCGCCACCACACTGGCCGCTGTCACCCCGGATAACGCCGTCACCGGTCCTGCCGTTGTGACGCTGCCCAATGGCGCCGTGATCACCGACTTCGTCGACCGCGTCGGCGACCCGGTCGGGATCGTGGCGCCCGACGGCTCGATGCATCATGCAGAGACTTTGCTGGCCGATGCGCTGAGGTCGCTGGCTTACGCCGCCACGAGTGGCCGACCGCTGCCGCCGACCGCCGCGATCACGTACCCCGCGCACTGGCGGCCGGCCGCCGTGGACGGGCTGCGGCGCGCGATCCGGCAGGTTCCCGAGTGGTCGGGCGAGGAGCCGCTGTTCATCCCCGACACCACTGCCGCGCTGACCGCGCTGGCCGCCAATCCCGGGCTGCCGACCCGCGGTGTGATCGCGCTGTGCGATTTCGGCGGCACCGGCACGTCGATCACCCTCATCGACGGCGCCACCTCTGCACCGATCGCCCCGACCGTGCGGCACCTCGACTTCTCCGGCGACCTGATCGACCAGGGCCTGCTGGCGCACGTGATCGCGGAACTGTCGGTAGGCGGAACGCTCGACGTGACCGGCACATCGGCGATCGGATCGCTGACCAGGCTGCGGGCCCAGTGCCGAGCGGCGAAGGAGCGGTTGTCGACCGTCACGGTCACCGCGCTGCCCGCGGAGCTGCCCAACTTCCGCGGCGACGTCCGGCTCACCCGCACCGAGCTCGACGGAGCGATGGGCCACGCGCTGAACGACTTCGTCGCGGTCGTGCAAGATACCCTGGCCCGGAACGGGGTGCGGCCGAGCCACCTGGCCGCGGTGGCCTCGACCGGCGGCGGCGCGGCGATCCCGGTGATCACCACGACCCTGTCCGAGCATCTGCGTGTTCCGGTGATCACCACTGCCCGCCCCTCCCTCACCGGCGCCATCGGCGGAGCGCTGCGGGCCGCCCGCGGGCCGGCCGACGACAGCGCCACGGCGTTGGCCCCGGCGGCCCCGTTCGTCCCGGTGGCGCCGTTCGAACCGGCGCCCGGCCCGGCCACCGGTGCCGCGCTGGCCTGGTCGCAGGCGCCCGACGTGCCGGACCTCGAGTCGGCGGTGGATCCGCTTCCGGTGGCTGCCGCCCGCCCGCTACTGGATTTCGAGCCGGACCAAGAGCCGGAGGGGGCCGCTGCCGCCGCGCCCGCGTGGTACCGGCGACCGATGCCGGTGGTCGCCGCCGCACTGCTGGTGATCCTGATGGCCGGTGCGGGAACGGCGGTCGCGCTGAGCGCCGACAGCAGTCCCGACCCGGTGACCCCCACCCCGAGCGTTACCACCACTCCGCAAGCCGCGCCCGCCCCGGCCGCGCCGACCGGCGAGCCGTCGTCGGCGCCGGTGCAGAACCAGGCGGTGCAGCAGGCGCCTGCGCCACAGACGGCGGTGCAGCAGGCACCCGCACCGGTGACCGTGGTGCAACAGGCGCCAACACCGCCGCCGGTCACCACCGAGGCGCCCCCACCGCCGCCTGTCACCGAGACGCAGACGACCACGGTCGTCACCACCGAGGTGTCCACGCCACCGCCGGTGACGCAGACCGAGACGCAGACGGTCCCGCCCCCGACGCAGCAGCCTCAACAGCCGCCGCGGTTCATCCCGACCATTCCGCCGATCCCGACGATTCCCGGTCTGCCGCAGATATTCGTGCAGCCGCCGGCCTAG
- a CDS encoding SAM-dependent methyltransferase, whose amino-acid sequence MRESSIVVRPQPMGSHTYTESSRLQAAGLRTATARFEEAARIVAIPRAPQPIAIVDYGAATGYNSLLPIGAAITVIRKRTRSDHAILVAHTDVPGNDFTTLFSTLADDQDSYLKKDSATYASVVGRSFYSQILPSDSIALGWSSWAVQWLRRVPMPIPDHVEISYSADGEARRAYARQAAEDWRDFVAFRGRELAPGGRLLVLTVGLKPDGTSGFEAAFEAIMTALHQFVRDGLITAEEMRRMSIPSTGRDEKDFRAPFHPSGRFEGLSIEDVELFDGEDRFWSQFQSDKDADALGANWADFLRGSMFPTLAAAVDAEAGAGRDRRSTRRREFVDQLHAALAAQLAAAPARMSIPLGLVVLEKRRRTA is encoded by the coding sequence GTGCGCGAATCGAGCATCGTGGTGCGCCCTCAGCCGATGGGCAGCCACACCTATACCGAGTCGTCACGCCTGCAGGCAGCCGGATTACGCACCGCGACAGCACGTTTCGAAGAAGCCGCGCGCATCGTCGCGATTCCCCGGGCACCGCAGCCCATCGCGATCGTCGACTACGGCGCGGCAACGGGGTACAACTCGCTGCTTCCGATCGGCGCGGCCATCACCGTCATCCGCAAGCGCACCCGCTCCGACCACGCCATCCTGGTGGCTCACACCGACGTGCCCGGAAACGACTTCACCACGTTGTTCAGCACGCTGGCCGACGATCAGGACAGCTATCTGAAAAAGGACTCGGCCACCTACGCCTCGGTGGTGGGCCGCTCGTTCTACAGCCAGATCCTGCCGTCGGACAGCATCGCGCTGGGCTGGAGTTCCTGGGCGGTCCAGTGGCTGCGCCGGGTGCCGATGCCCATCCCCGATCACGTCGAGATCTCCTACAGCGCCGACGGGGAAGCCCGCCGCGCATACGCCCGCCAAGCCGCGGAGGACTGGCGCGACTTCGTCGCCTTCCGCGGTCGGGAGCTGGCGCCAGGGGGTCGGCTGCTGGTGCTGACCGTCGGCCTCAAGCCGGATGGCACGTCCGGATTCGAAGCCGCCTTCGAGGCCATCATGACGGCCCTGCACCAGTTCGTCCGCGATGGCCTGATCACGGCCGAGGAAATGCGTCGGATGTCGATCCCGTCGACGGGCCGCGACGAGAAGGACTTTCGGGCGCCGTTTCACCCGTCCGGGCGATTCGAGGGTCTCTCGATCGAGGACGTGGAACTGTTCGACGGCGAGGACCGATTCTGGTCGCAGTTCCAGAGCGACAAGGACGCCGACGCCCTCGGCGCGAATTGGGCTGACTTCCTTCGCGGTTCGATGTTTCCGACACTCGCCGCCGCAGTGGACGCCGAGGCGGGGGCGGGTCGCGACCGGCGCAGCACGCGCCGGCGCGAATTCGTCGACCAACTTCACGCCGCCCTGGCCGCTCAGCTGGCGGCGGCACCGGCGCGGATGTCCATCCCGCTGGGGCTTGTCGTGCTGGAGAAGCGGCGTCGCACCGCCTAG
- a CDS encoding SHOCT domain-containing protein, which yields MAGTKTVSRILMASGILMMVVGAVGFFVVMMLNAFVLDEFDAYGEVPVPGSGEVQLPAGQAQISFHTSVTGSPSSGFPLPTLRLNIVPPDGVADPVLTEDHGTLTTVNSDTHIRIWTAEIPAAGTYRIRTEGQVNGYINPRLAFGKESGSGYLPWVFAGVFGLGLVDLIVSLVLRRRRVTDPPFAFVADAPPQPFNATVTYPPSDQGVRLEQLKTLAALRDSGALTQAEFDAEKRRILGE from the coding sequence ATGGCCGGCACCAAGACTGTGTCCCGCATCCTGATGGCCTCGGGGATCCTGATGATGGTGGTGGGCGCCGTCGGCTTCTTCGTCGTGATGATGCTCAACGCTTTCGTGCTCGACGAATTCGATGCCTATGGTGAGGTGCCCGTCCCGGGATCGGGTGAGGTGCAGCTGCCGGCCGGGCAGGCGCAGATCAGCTTTCACACCTCGGTGACCGGTTCGCCGTCGAGCGGATTCCCGCTGCCCACCTTGCGGCTGAACATCGTGCCGCCGGACGGTGTTGCCGACCCGGTGCTGACCGAAGATCACGGCACCTTGACGACGGTCAACAGCGACACCCACATCCGGATCTGGACGGCCGAGATTCCCGCCGCAGGCACCTACCGGATCCGCACCGAGGGCCAGGTGAACGGCTACATCAACCCGCGACTGGCCTTCGGCAAGGAAAGCGGCTCCGGCTACCTGCCGTGGGTCTTTGCCGGCGTGTTCGGGCTGGGCCTGGTGGATCTGATCGTGTCGCTGGTCCTGCGTCGACGCCGGGTCACCGACCCGCCGTTCGCCTTCGTCGCCGACGCGCCGCCGCAGCCCTTCAATGCGACCGTTACCTACCCTCCGTCAGACCAGGGGGTGCGCCTCGAGCAGCTGAAAACGCTCGCGGCACTGCGGGATTCCGGTGCGCTGACTCAAGCTGAGTTTGACGCAGAGAAGCGCCGGATTCTCGGCGAGTAG
- a CDS encoding zinc-binding dehydrogenase → MKAVSCVHGNLSVVDLPAPEPAHGQLVLDVASCGICGSDLHAKGDADEVSRTTAEMGYHHFMRSDTPVVMGHEFAGEVAERGRKTPKAFKIGTRVVSFPLVRAHGGVHLTGLSPLAPGGYAEQVLVQAAMTFAVPNGLSLDIASLTEPMAVALHAVRRSEITKRDTAIVIGCGPVGLGIICQLKTLGVSTIVASDFSAGRRELAARCGAHIVVDPKVDSPYEQAGSAGLTDATALYEMGMSAMEKLRKLPGWQHVYRVADVLGAATPKRPVIFECVGVPGVLDGIVGAAPLNSRVVVAGVCMGTDQLRPSMANAKEIDLRFVFAYTPLEFRDTLHMLADGKLDASALVTGKVGLGGVAAAFDALSDPEVHAKILVDPRSTATVP, encoded by the coding sequence GTGAAGGCTGTCAGCTGCGTGCACGGAAACTTGTCGGTGGTCGATCTGCCCGCACCCGAACCGGCCCACGGCCAACTGGTGCTCGATGTCGCCAGCTGTGGCATCTGCGGATCGGACCTGCACGCCAAGGGCGATGCCGACGAGGTGAGTCGCACTACGGCGGAGATGGGCTACCACCACTTCATGCGCAGCGATACCCCGGTGGTGATGGGCCACGAGTTCGCCGGGGAGGTCGCCGAGCGCGGGCGTAAGACGCCGAAGGCGTTCAAAATCGGAACGCGCGTGGTGTCCTTCCCGCTGGTCCGCGCCCACGGCGGCGTGCACCTGACCGGGCTGTCCCCGCTCGCGCCCGGCGGATACGCCGAGCAGGTTCTGGTGCAGGCGGCGATGACGTTCGCGGTGCCCAACGGGCTGTCCCTGGACATCGCGTCGCTGACCGAGCCGATGGCGGTCGCACTGCACGCGGTTCGGCGAAGCGAGATCACAAAGCGCGACACCGCTATCGTGATCGGTTGCGGGCCAGTCGGTTTGGGCATCATCTGCCAGCTCAAGACGTTGGGGGTGAGCACCATCGTCGCCAGCGACTTCTCGGCAGGCCGCCGGGAGCTGGCCGCCCGCTGCGGTGCGCACATTGTGGTCGACCCGAAGGTGGACTCGCCTTACGAGCAGGCCGGATCGGCGGGCCTGACCGATGCCACGGCGCTCTACGAGATGGGTATGAGCGCCATGGAGAAGCTGCGGAAGCTACCGGGCTGGCAGCACGTCTACCGCGTTGCCGACGTATTGGGCGCTGCCACGCCCAAGCGGCCGGTGATCTTTGAATGCGTTGGTGTGCCCGGCGTGCTCGACGGGATCGTCGGCGCGGCCCCGCTGAACTCGCGGGTGGTCGTGGCCGGGGTGTGCATGGGCACCGACCAGCTGCGGCCGTCCATGGCCAACGCCAAAGAGATCGACCTGCGATTCGTATTCGCCTACACGCCATTGGAATTCCGCGACACCCTGCACATGCTGGCCGACGGCAAACTCGACGCGTCTGCTTTGGTCACCGGCAAGGTCGGGCTCGGGGGTGTCGCGGCGGCCTTCGATGCGCTGAGCGACCCGGAGGTACACGCGAAGATCCTCGTCGATCCCCGCAGCACCGCTACGGTGCCCTAA
- a CDS encoding MBL fold metallo-hydrolase translates to MSGIERVVTHGSFELDGGSWEVDNNIWIVGDSSEVIVIDAAHNAKAIEDAVGNRHVVAVVCTHGHNDHITVAPQLSADLDAPILLNPADDMLWRMTHGDKQFGTLADGQVLKADGIELHAIATPGHSPGSTCLYAPALGAVFSGDTLFQGGPGATGRSFSDFPTILGSIKDKLGKLPADTVVYTGHGDTTRIGDELVNYDDWVKNGS, encoded by the coding sequence GTGAGCGGCATCGAGCGGGTGGTCACCCACGGCAGCTTCGAACTCGACGGCGGCAGTTGGGAAGTCGACAACAACATCTGGATCGTCGGTGACTCCTCCGAGGTCATCGTCATCGACGCCGCCCACAACGCCAAGGCCATCGAAGACGCCGTCGGCAACCGCCACGTCGTCGCGGTGGTGTGCACTCACGGCCACAACGATCACATCACCGTCGCGCCGCAACTGTCGGCCGACCTCGACGCGCCGATTCTGCTGAATCCGGCCGACGACATGCTGTGGCGGATGACGCACGGCGACAAGCAGTTCGGCACCTTAGCGGACGGCCAGGTACTCAAGGCCGACGGCATCGAGCTGCACGCGATCGCGACCCCGGGACACTCCCCCGGCTCCACCTGCCTCTACGCCCCGGCCCTGGGCGCGGTGTTCTCCGGCGACACCCTCTTCCAGGGCGGTCCCGGCGCGACCGGTCGCTCGTTCTCCGACTTCCCGACCATCCTGGGGTCGATCAAGGACAAGCTCGGCAAGCTGCCCGCCGACACCGTGGTCTACACCGGCCACGGCGACACCACGCGGATCGGCGACGAACTGGTGAACTACGACGACTGGGTCAAGAACGGGTCTTAG
- a CDS encoding S-(hydroxymethyl)mycothiol dehydrogenase produces the protein MSQTVRGVISRSKKQPVELVDIVIPDPGPGEVVVDVIACGVCHTDLTYREGGINDEYPFLLGHEAAGTVESVGAGVTNVEPGDFVILNWRAVCGQCRACKRGRPWYCFNTHNAAQKMTLTDGTELTPALGIGAFADKTLVHEGQCTKVDPEADPAVAGLLGCGVMAGLGAAVNTGNVGRDDTVAVIGCGGVGDAAIAGAALVGAKKIIAVDTDNKKLEWAREFGATHTINAKDLDPVETIQDLTDGFGADVVIDAVGRPETWKQAFYARDLAGTVVLVGVPTPDMRLDMPLVDFFSRGGSLKSSWYGDCLPERDFPTLISLYREGRLPLDKFVSERIGLDAIEDAFHKMHAGEVLRSVVIL, from the coding sequence ATGAGTCAGACAGTGCGCGGGGTGATCTCCCGGTCGAAGAAGCAGCCCGTCGAGTTGGTGGACATCGTGATCCCCGACCCGGGTCCCGGCGAGGTGGTCGTCGATGTCATCGCCTGCGGCGTCTGCCACACCGATCTGACCTACCGCGAAGGCGGGATCAACGACGAGTACCCGTTCCTGCTCGGCCATGAGGCCGCCGGCACCGTGGAGTCGGTCGGCGCCGGAGTGACCAACGTCGAGCCCGGCGACTTCGTGATCCTGAACTGGCGCGCGGTGTGCGGGCAGTGCCGCGCCTGCAAGCGCGGCCGCCCCTGGTACTGCTTCAACACCCACAACGCCGCCCAGAAGATGACGCTGACCGACGGCACCGAACTGACCCCCGCGCTCGGTATCGGCGCCTTCGCCGACAAAACGCTGGTCCACGAAGGACAGTGCACCAAAGTCGATCCCGAGGCCGACCCCGCCGTGGCGGGCCTGCTCGGCTGCGGCGTGATGGCCGGACTCGGCGCGGCGGTCAACACCGGCAACGTCGGCCGCGACGACACCGTCGCGGTCATCGGGTGCGGCGGTGTCGGTGATGCCGCGATCGCAGGCGCCGCTCTGGTCGGCGCGAAGAAGATCATCGCCGTCGACACCGACAACAAGAAGCTGGAGTGGGCGCGCGAGTTCGGCGCCACCCACACCATCAACGCCAAGGATCTCGACCCGGTCGAGACCATCCAGGACCTGACCGACGGCTTCGGCGCCGACGTGGTCATCGACGCCGTCGGGCGCCCGGAAACCTGGAAGCAGGCCTTCTACGCCCGCGATCTCGCGGGAACCGTTGTGTTGGTGGGTGTTCCGACCCCGGATATGCGCCTCGACATGCCCCTGGTGGACTTCTTCTCCCGGGGCGGATCGCTCAAGTCGTCCTGGTACGGCGACTGCCTGCCCGAACGGGACTTCCCCACCCTGATCAGCCTCTACCGCGAGGGCCGCCTGCCGCTGGACAAATTCGTGTCCGAACGCATCGGCCTCGATGCCATCGAAGACGCCTTCCACAAAATGCACGCCGGCGAAGTCCTGCGTTCGGTGGTGATCCTGTGA
- a CDS encoding tetratricopeptide repeat protein has translation MFTAIRQTRSDLLVTARAAYRGGDFETSYASFSRAGAVGPLTLDDLDAMATSAGRLGHGREAMRMGELVFLRLVRTDPNAAAGKAVELGSAWLSNGEVAVGEAWIRRARGLLADASQVAVSARLAHLEAVLTALGDDADLAAERSAVLREMALEPGTSVMGQAYHRLGDIRRRRGDVDGAFAAYARALESGVVPQPGEALLRCALGDVDTARAQVRAAIATSDSRELPRLLRGGVEIALAAGEVDEAEGYLRELESAYGDDTVLRGAVLVRRGRYREALTVLRAALREPRLRQSAAARAEVHAWIERAYAGLLTASA, from the coding sequence TTGTTCACCGCGATCCGTCAAACCCGGTCCGACCTGCTGGTCACCGCCCGCGCCGCGTACCGCGGCGGCGATTTCGAGACCAGTTATGCGAGCTTTTCCCGGGCCGGTGCGGTCGGCCCGCTGACCCTGGACGATCTCGATGCGATGGCGACGTCGGCGGGGCGGCTCGGGCACGGCCGCGAGGCGATGCGGATGGGCGAACTCGTCTTCCTGCGGCTTGTGCGGACCGACCCTAATGCGGCGGCGGGCAAGGCGGTCGAGCTCGGCTCGGCGTGGTTGTCGAACGGTGAGGTGGCCGTCGGTGAGGCATGGATCCGCCGGGCACGCGGACTGCTCGCCGATGCGTCGCAGGTTGCCGTGTCTGCCCGGCTGGCCCATCTGGAAGCCGTGCTGACGGCGCTCGGTGACGATGCCGATCTTGCCGCGGAACGGTCGGCGGTCCTGCGGGAGATGGCACTGGAGCCCGGGACGTCGGTCATGGGGCAGGCGTACCACCGGCTCGGTGATATCCGGCGCCGCCGTGGTGACGTGGATGGGGCGTTCGCGGCGTACGCCCGAGCGCTCGAATCCGGCGTCGTGCCCCAGCCGGGAGAAGCGCTATTGCGCTGTGCGCTGGGGGATGTGGACACCGCGAGAGCCCAGGTGCGGGCGGCGATCGCGACGTCGGACTCGCGGGAGCTGCCGCGGCTGCTGCGCGGAGGCGTCGAAATTGCTTTGGCTGCAGGCGAAGTGGATGAGGCTGAGGGTTACCTGCGTGAGCTGGAGTCTGCTTACGGCGACGACACGGTGTTGCGGGGGGCGGTGCTGGTGCGCCGTGGCCGGTATCGCGAGGCACTGACCGTGTTGCGGGCGGCGCTGCGAGAGCCGCGGTTGCGGCAGTCGGCGGCCGCACGGGCCGAGGTCCACGCGTGGATCGAGCGGGCCTACGCCGGTCTGTTGACCGCATCCGCGTAG